A region of Streptomyces halobius DNA encodes the following proteins:
- a CDS encoding sensor histidine kinase, with product MPTAFPLGTQSSQEAQKSPGAQGSPGTAPIPSATREREQEGGRHGRASFPESAADAAIRSRLVRLTAVPCLLVAVTCAAVAAFVVQSGGAQLGSREWAVLAGGLTLICVIVLTAGAAANSEARATGDRYARLRQVCARSESDLYDLLDRVRQGDWTPHREPDPELVPTGDTLDLLAHEVAAAGRAAESVVIDAVAIARGDATGSEQKVEVFVNLARRLQSLVHREIELLDELENQVEDPDLLKGLFHIDHLATRIRRHAENLAVLGGAVSRRQWSRPVSMTEVLRSAIAEVEQYPRVKLVPPIEGTLRGHAVADVIHLLAELVENASIYSAPQTHVLLRAQLVTAGLAVEVEDRGLGMSVEEQSRMNELLADPEHIDVAELLSDGRIGLFVVSSLARRHGIVVRLQSNIYGGVQAVLVLPQGLLGEDCGQAAGARTGSPDSDPARDHQDGYDDWQDLCHELRHEPDDPSPHAPAGTGSDHALEAQQQGHDNRAVTAHTDRVPGSGTTNGPAVHARGAMTASDDHPADPGPVVLPPPPPAPLDNSARPRLPRRRKQQHLVPELRGDPILPSATRGTAPEPEPDPGLMAAFRRGFSLADESYAAGAHSRNTAGGHGSTAGRGGDRSSADGNDPLYDRDHDTPTPRPRGDDLHHGE from the coding sequence ATGCCTACCGCTTTCCCTCTGGGGACGCAGTCGTCCCAGGAGGCTCAGAAGTCCCCAGGGGCTCAGGGTTCCCCGGGGACTGCCCCCATACCTTCCGCCACGAGGGAGCGGGAGCAGGAGGGCGGACGGCACGGCCGGGCCTCGTTCCCCGAGTCGGCCGCCGACGCGGCGATACGGTCCCGGCTGGTCCGGCTCACCGCTGTCCCCTGCCTGCTCGTCGCCGTCACATGCGCCGCCGTCGCCGCCTTCGTCGTGCAGTCCGGCGGCGCCCAGCTCGGCAGCCGCGAATGGGCGGTGCTCGCCGGCGGACTGACGCTGATCTGCGTCATCGTGCTCACCGCGGGCGCGGCCGCCAACTCCGAGGCCCGCGCCACCGGCGACCGCTACGCCCGCCTGCGCCAGGTCTGCGCCCGCAGCGAGTCCGACCTCTACGACCTGCTGGACCGCGTACGACAGGGCGATTGGACGCCGCACCGCGAGCCCGACCCGGAGCTGGTGCCCACCGGCGACACCCTCGATCTGCTCGCCCACGAAGTGGCCGCCGCGGGCCGGGCCGCCGAGAGCGTGGTCATCGACGCGGTCGCCATCGCGCGCGGCGACGCCACCGGCAGTGAGCAGAAGGTCGAGGTCTTCGTGAACCTCGCCCGGCGGCTGCAGTCCCTGGTGCACCGTGAGATCGAGCTGCTGGACGAGCTGGAGAACCAGGTCGAGGACCCGGATCTGCTCAAGGGCCTCTTCCACATCGATCACCTGGCCACCCGTATCCGCCGGCACGCCGAGAACCTCGCCGTCCTCGGCGGCGCCGTCTCACGCCGCCAGTGGAGCCGCCCGGTCAGCATGACCGAGGTGCTGCGCTCCGCCATCGCCGAGGTCGAGCAGTACCCGAGGGTCAAGCTCGTTCCGCCGATCGAGGGCACCCTGCGCGGCCACGCCGTCGCCGACGTCATTCACCTGCTCGCCGAACTCGTCGAGAACGCCTCGATCTACTCCGCCCCGCAGACACATGTCCTGCTGCGCGCCCAGCTGGTCACGGCCGGGCTCGCGGTCGAGGTCGAGGACCGTGGCCTGGGCATGTCGGTGGAGGAGCAGTCCCGGATGAACGAACTGCTGGCCGATCCCGAACACATCGATGTCGCCGAGCTGTTGAGCGACGGACGGATCGGTCTCTTCGTGGTCTCCTCGCTGGCCCGCAGGCACGGCATCGTGGTGCGGCTGCAGAGCAATATCTACGGCGGTGTGCAGGCCGTGCTGGTGCTGCCGCAGGGCCTGCTCGGCGAGGACTGCGGGCAGGCGGCCGGCGCCCGTACCGGGTCCCCGGACAGCGACCCGGCACGCGACCACCAGGACGGCTATGACGACTGGCAGGACCTTTGCCACGAGCTCCGTCACGAGCCGGACGACCCAAGCCCGCACGCGCCCGCCGGTACCGGCTCCGACCACGCTCTCGAAGCGCAGCAGCAGGGCCACGACAACCGGGCGGTCACCGCCCACACCGACCGCGTTCCCGGCTCCGGCACCACCAACGGCCCAGCGGTCCATGCCCGTGGCGCCATGACCGCCTCCGACGACCATCCTGCCGACCCCGGCCCGGTCGTGCTGCCGCCCCCGCCGCCCGCCCCGCTGGACAACAGCGCCCGGCCCCGGCTGCCCCGCCGACGCAAACAGCAGCATCTCGTCCCCGAGCTGCGCGGCGACCCGATCCTGCCGTCCGCCACCCGCGGTACGGCCCCGGAGCCCGAGCCGGACCCCGGTCTGATGGCCGCGTTCCGGCGCGGCTTCAGCCTCGCCGACGAGAGCTACGCGGCCGGCGCCCACTCCCGGAACACCGCCGGCGGCCATGGCAGCACCGCGGGCCGGGGCGGCGACCGGAGCAGTGCCGACGGCAATGACCCGCTCTACGACCGAGACCACGACACCCCCACGCCCCGTCCCCGAGGAGACGACCTCCACCATGGTGAGTGA
- a CDS encoding cold-shock protein, whose amino-acid sequence MATGTVKSYDSEKGYGFIGPDNGGADIFVHYSEIQTNGFQILEANQKVEFEIGQGTKGPQAQ is encoded by the coding sequence ATGGCTACGGGAACTGTGAAGTCGTACGACTCTGAAAAGGGCTATGGGTTCATCGGCCCTGATAACGGAGGGGCCGACATCTTTGTGCACTACAGCGAGATCCAGACGAACGGATTCCAGATCCTGGAAGCGAACCAGAAGGTCGAGTTCGAGATTGGCCAAGGGACGAAGGGCCCACAGGCTCAGTAA
- a CDS encoding histone-like nucleoid-structuring protein Lsr2, with the protein MAQKIVTLYIDDLTGEEAEEAATHTFSIDGVTYEIDLGPDSYEQMLEAFGPFVKAARKTGRTKARGARQAKAAGGEDTAKIRAWAKEQGYDVSNRGRVSAEIREAYAKGH; encoded by the coding sequence ATGGCACAGAAGATCGTCACCCTTTACATCGATGACCTCACGGGCGAAGAGGCCGAGGAGGCCGCCACCCATACCTTCTCTATTGATGGTGTGACTTACGAGATCGACCTTGGCCCGGACAGCTACGAACAGATGCTTGAGGCGTTCGGCCCGTTCGTGAAGGCGGCCCGGAAGACTGGGAGGACCAAGGCCCGGGGGGCGCGGCAAGCCAAGGCAGCCGGCGGCGAAGATACCGCGAAGATCAGGGCTTGGGCTAAGGAGCAGGGCTACGACGTTAGCAACCGCGGTCGGGTATCGGCTGAAATCCGGGAAGCCTACGCGAAGGGCCACTGA
- a CDS encoding DUF397 domain-containing protein has translation MTTKPSWRTSSHTKQDNCVEVADIGPSKVMVRDTKNRDGGTLAFPSVSWVNFVEFSKTFSV, from the coding sequence ATGACTACGAAGCCGAGCTGGCGTACCAGTTCGCACACAAAGCAGGATAACTGCGTGGAAGTGGCCGATATTGGCCCGTCCAAAGTGATGGTCCGAGACACCAAGAACCGGGACGGCGGAACTCTGGCCTTCCCGTCAGTCTCCTGGGTAAATTTCGTGGAATTTAGCAAGACCTTCAGCGTCTGA
- a CDS encoding MBL fold metallo-hydrolase encodes MTGSRPRRTPLTALRPASFGAEPTGERLARLRRSPQFVDGQFRNPEPTRQLLRGAALPMARTQLSREGRLCRAPVGRVPVHRPTAAEWDRPPASGLRLTWMGHSSVLAEIDGQRVLFDPVWGERCSPFGWIGPKRMHPVPVALAELPPVDAVVISHDHYDHLDMPTIQALTGTGAAFVVPLGIGADLEFWGVPAERITELDWHESTRVGGLTLTAAPAQHFCGRGPRGPQHTLWASWAVEGPEHRVYHSGDTGYFPGFAEIGAAHGPFDATMIQIGAYSDFWPKNHTDRTPLPGAWPDIHMTPAQGVQAHLDLQGRKPGGVMLPIHWGTFKLAPHPWAEPGEWTRDAAEEVGQSVAFPRPGESFEPTGILPVDPWWRAVSAPIAHPWRRPSPLDVTSEPAHDLELAGER; translated from the coding sequence GTGACCGGTTCCCGACCCCGCCGCACGCCACTCACCGCGCTGCGTCCCGCGAGTTTCGGCGCCGAGCCCACCGGGGAGCGGCTGGCCAGGTTGCGCAGATCGCCGCAGTTCGTGGACGGCCAGTTCCGCAATCCGGAACCGACCAGGCAGCTGCTCCGGGGGGCGGCGCTGCCGATGGCGCGTACGCAGCTGAGCCGTGAGGGGCGGTTGTGCCGGGCACCGGTCGGCCGCGTTCCGGTGCATCGTCCGACCGCGGCGGAATGGGACCGGCCGCCCGCCTCCGGACTGCGGCTCACCTGGATGGGGCATTCCAGTGTGCTCGCCGAGATTGACGGGCAGCGGGTGCTCTTCGACCCTGTCTGGGGCGAGCGCTGTTCGCCGTTCGGCTGGATCGGGCCGAAGCGGATGCACCCGGTGCCGGTCGCGCTGGCGGAGCTCCCTCCCGTCGATGCCGTGGTGATCTCGCACGATCACTACGACCATCTCGACATGCCGACGATCCAGGCGCTGACCGGCACCGGCGCGGCCTTCGTCGTCCCGCTCGGCATCGGCGCCGACCTGGAGTTCTGGGGCGTCCCGGCGGAGCGGATCACCGAGCTGGACTGGCACGAGTCCACCCGCGTCGGTGGGCTGACCCTCACCGCCGCGCCCGCGCAGCACTTCTGCGGCCGTGGACCGCGCGGTCCGCAGCACACGCTGTGGGCGTCCTGGGCGGTCGAAGGACCCGAGCACCGCGTTTACCACAGCGGCGACACCGGTTACTTCCCCGGATTCGCGGAGATCGGCGCGGCACACGGGCCGTTCGACGCGACGATGATCCAGATCGGCGCGTACAGCGACTTCTGGCCCAAGAACCACACGGATCGTACGCCGCTGCCCGGAGCGTGGCCAGACATACACATGACTCCCGCTCAAGGTGTCCAGGCACACCTTGACCTGCAAGGACGCAAGCCCGGCGGCGTGATGCTCCCCATCCACTGGGGCACCTTCAAGCTCGCCCCGCACCCGTGGGCCGAGCCGGGAGAGTGGACGAGAGATGCAGCAGAAGAGGTCGGGCAGTCCGTCGCGTTCCCACGGCCAGGCGAGTCGTTCGAACCCACCGGAATCCTCCCTGTAGATCCCTGGTGGCGGGCAGTATCCGCGCCCATCGCCCATCCCTGGCGCCGGCCGTCGCCTCTGGATGTCACTTCGGAGCCCGCCCACGACCTCGAACTCGCGGGCGAGCGGTGA